Proteins found in one Ptychodera flava strain L36383 chromosome 16, AS_Pfla_20210202, whole genome shotgun sequence genomic segment:
- the LOC139152779 gene encoding uncharacterized protein: protein MVAKKRTETKECLPSPVKSRDNDPYPEQNQNIDVCNVPPRRQLTYSSVTDKFKTEKNWKETKAESLNKKLCLLKDEKLALEHQRSELERPVREASPVGSNTRSTCAICHRRGHRATGNKNSEGCLLGEACKGFVYCGRKDKHTQDHFAQVKKLKEKESKKAKQITQTETELKVLEDFQSKSISAFTTEITPRLMRAFPEKYQARTTKGKVELQHDIGILRVAYDNNISKLPQNDDSHVDRREFSKHLQEVGNSVYSSVKQVPSSSKCSADYLQELLKSSPVRSSGQCTSSPESRKTRGRRCDTEQSEKKRRKNKRERSSSDSSGSEYTNIEAEAYDKYMRRQGVTYSEKRGPTFTVADFPL, encoded by the exons ATGGTTGCAAAAAAACGCACCGAAACGAAAGAGTGCCTTCCATCGCCAGTCAAAAGTCGAGACAACGACCCGTACCCGGAGCAGAACCAGAACATCGATGTATGTAATGTACCGCCCCGGCGACAGCTCACCTACAGTTCCGTTACGGACAAGTTCAAAACCGAAAAAAACTGGAAGGAGACCAAAGCTGAAAGCTTAAATAAGAAACTTTGTCTTTTAAAAGATGAAAAGTTAGCGCTTGAGCATCAGCGCAGTGAATTGGAGAGACCGGTAAGAGAGGCATCGCCAGTGGGGTCAAATACACGGAGTACATGCGCAATCTGCCACCGCCGCGGTCACCGCGCCACTGGTAACAAAAACAGTGAAGGTTGCTTGTTGGGCGAAGCTTGCAAGGGGTTCGTCTACTGCGGGAGAAAAGACAAACATACTCAAGATCACTTTGCCCAAGTAAAGAAATTAAAGGAGAAAGAATCAAAGAAAGCAAAACAGATAACACAGACGGAAACAGAGTTGAAAGTGTTAGAAGATTTTCAGAGCAAATCGATCTCGGCATTCACAACGGAAATAACACCGCGTTTGATGCGAGCTTTCCCGGAAAAATACCAGGCCCGAACAACAAAGGGGAAAGTTGAACTTCAACATGACATAGGCATTCTCCGGGTAGCATATGACAACAACATCAGCAAACTACCTCAGAACGACGATTCGCATGTCGATCGCAGAGAGTTTTCCAAACATCTGCAGGAAGTCGGGAACAGTGTTTATTCTTCAGTGAAACAAGTTCCGTCAAGTAGCAAGTGTTCCGCTGACTACCTCCAAGAGCTTTTGAAAT CATCTCCTGTTCGCTCGAGTGGTCAATGTACTAGTTCACCAGAATCTAGAAAAACACGAGGACGGCGTTGCGACACAGAACAGAGCGAAAAGAAACGTCGAAAGAATAAAAGGGAAAGAAGTTCGTCGGATAGTTCTGGTTCGGAATACACCAATATTGAAGCAGAGGCTTACGATAAATACATGCGTAGACAAGGCGTGACATATTCAGAGAAACGTGGGCCCACCTTTACGGTCGCGGACTTCCCCTTATGA